The Carassius carassius chromosome 16, fCarCar2.1, whole genome shotgun sequence genome window below encodes:
- the LOC132159473 gene encoding UV excision repair protein RAD23 homolog B-like has product MLTITLKTLQQQTFKVQIDEELTVKALKEKIEEEKGQDAFPAVGQKLIYAGKILNDDIPLKEYKIDEKNFVVVMVTKPKSAAPPEAPAPEPAAAATVSATVNETPAHQPSTPAAPPAVSTVPISTSTPAPAPIEPAASAEPPVPPITAPPAASEAAAEKPEPVSVTPTPISEEEKQEAQEEQAIAQPEASITDEFGILEAAASILVTGQAYENLVTEIMSMGYEREQVISALRASFNNPDRAVEYLLMGIPTEPEQPPQEVVQPTPVSNPTPPAPQRPQPPPATAGVESGAAQTLVNPLEFLRNQPQFQQMRQIIQQNPALLPALLQQLGRDNPQLLQQITQHQERFVQMLNEPHAGEAGAAEAPSAPQTNYIQVTPQEKEAIERLKALGFPEGLVIQAYFACEKNENLAANFLLQQTFDDE; this is encoded by the exons ATGCTGACGATCACTCTAAAGACCCTCCAGCAGCAGACGTTCAAAGTGCAGATCGACGAGGAGCTGACG GTAAAGGCTCTAAAAGAgaagatagaggaagaaaagggGCAAGATGCTTTTCCAGCTGTCGGTCAAAAGCTAATCTATGCAG GCAAGATTTTGAATGACGATATACCTCTAAAAGAATACAAGATAGATGAGAAGAACTTTGTCGTGGTGATGGTTACAAAG CCCAAATCTGCAGCACCTCCAGAAGCTCCTGCTCCCGAGCCAGCAGCTGCCGCTACAGTTAGCGCAACTGTCAACGAAACACCTGCACATCAGCCCTCGACTCCTGCTGCGCCTCCTGCTGTCTCCACAGTGCCTATATCGACCTCCACTCCTGCTCCCGCTCCCATAGAACCAGCGGCATCAGCGGAGCCACCCGTGCCGCCCATCACAGCGCCCCCTGCTGCCTCGGAGGCTGCGGCAGAAAAGCCTGAGCCTGTTAGCGTGACTCCCACTCCCATCTCAGAAGAAGAGAAACAGGAAGCCCAAGAGGAGCAGGCCATTGCCCAACCAGAGGCCAG CATTACAGATGAATTTGGTATTTTAGAAGCAGCTGCGTCCATACTAG TTACAGGTCAAGCGTATGAGAATTTGGTGACGGAAATCATGTCAATGGGCTACGAGAGAGAACAGGTGATTTCCGCCTTACGAGCAAGTTTCAACAATCCGGACAGAGCTGTGGAGTATCTGCTTATG GGTATTCCCACAGAACCCGAGCAGCCACCACAGGAAGTAGTGCAGCCCACGCCAGTGTCCAACCCCACCCCTCCAGCACCACAGCGACCTCAGCCACCACCTGCTACAGCCG GTGTGGAGTCGGGGGCGGCGCAGACCTTGGTGAACCCGCTGGAGTTCCTGAGGAACCAGCCACAGTTCCAGCAGATGCGTCAGATCATCCAGCAGAACCCTGCACTGCTGCCAGCGCTCCTGCAGCAACTCGGCCGCGACAACCCACAGCTCCTGCAG CAAATCACGCAGCATCAGGAGCGATTCGTGCAGATGCTGAACGAGCCACACGCAGGTGAAGCTGGAGCTGCTGAAGCTCCCAGCGCACCACAGACCAACTACATCCAGGTCACGCCGCaggagaaggaggccatcgagagG TTAAAAGCTCTGGGGTTTCCAGAGGGACTCGTCATCCAAGCCTACTTTGCCTGCGAGAAGAACGAAAACCTCGCTGCGAACTTCCTGCTCCAGCAGACCTTTGACGATGAGTGA